Proteins encoded by one window of Epinephelus moara isolate mb chromosome 18, YSFRI_EMoa_1.0, whole genome shotgun sequence:
- the LOC126406174 gene encoding nuclear body protein SP140-like protein, with amino-acid sequence MTPKEFVKEASCSDADATWRKDILYEGEPLSVLIEEKILRIHLLLCKCRLCKPDSEDLDNQKNDDECCVCKDAGVLVECDHCPCSFHQRCHLPHVEDDILR; translated from the exons ATGACTCCGAAGGAGTTTGTGAAGGAGGCGTCATGTTCAGATGCAGATGCCACCTGGAGGAAGGACATCCTGTATGAAGGGGAACCACTCAGTGTCCTCATAGAG GAAAAAATCTTGAGGATCCACTTACTGCTGTGTAAATGCAGACTGTGCAAACCAGATAGTGAAGACCTG GATAATCAGAAAAACGACGATGAGTGTTGCGTCTGTAAAGATGCAGGAGTGTTGGTGGAGTGTGACCACTGCCCTTGCTCCTTCCACCAGAGATGTCACCTGCCTCATGTGGAGGACGACATTTTACGGTGA
- the LOC126405511 gene encoding nuclear body protein SP140-like protein gives MTPEEFVKEASCPDADATWRKDILYEGEPLSILIEADILKIHSLLCKCGLCKPDSEDLDNQKNDDECCVCKGAGEEELVECDHCPRSFHQRCHLPHVEDDILG, from the exons ATGACTCCGGAGGAGTTTGTGAAGGAGGCGTCATGTCCAGATGCAGATGCCACCTGGAGGAAGGACATCCTGTATGAAGGGGAACCACTCAGCATCCTCATAGAG GCAGACatcttgaagatccactcactGCTGTGTAAATGCGGACTGTGCAAACCAGATAGTGAAGACCTG GATAATCAGAAAAACGACGATGAGTGTTGCGTCTGTAAAGGTGCAGGAGAAGAAGAGTTGGTGGAGTGTGACCACTGCCCTCGCTCCTTCCACCAGAGATGTCACCTGCCTCATGTAGAGGACGACATTTTAGGGTGA